A portion of the Bactrocera neohumeralis isolate Rockhampton chromosome 2, APGP_CSIRO_Bneo_wtdbg2-racon-allhic-juicebox.fasta_v2, whole genome shotgun sequence genome contains these proteins:
- the LOC126751801 gene encoding uncharacterized protein LOC126751801: protein MMTSLTLSGAVFILLCCYLNHQQVKAKSFEIVSIRSHVNGDKVALKTLIHDNGTKFDIHATLFKPLRTHDLLMSLKLKRKIEESTSYQNIFHLRQIDVCKFLANSYHKYLSQSLFNISPTTLSQLECPMKPGEYHITNLTVGTNPLVNSLEPGFYRFYVEVAQVSSLAVKVLDMQITTLYKL from the exons CTGTGTTGCTACTTAAACCATCAACAAGTGAAAGCA AAAAGCTTCGAAATTGTGAGTATTAGGAGTCATGTAAATGGTGACAAAGTCGCGTTGAAAACTTTAATTCACGATAACGGTACTAAATTCGATATACATGCTACACTTTTCAAACCACTGAGAACGCACGATCTTTTAATGAGTTTGAAATTGAAACGGAAAATCGAAGAGAGCACAAGCTATCAAAATATCTTTCACTTACGCCAAATTGATGTTTGTAAATTTCTTGCCAACAGCTATCACAAATATTTAAGccaatcattatttaacatatcaCCAACGACATTATCGCAACTGGAATGTCCAATGAAACCGGGCGAGTACCATATCACAAATCTTACAGTCGGAACAAATCCCTTGGTAAATTCTTTGGAGCCTGGTTTTTATCGATTTTATGTAGAGGTGGCACAGGTGAGCAGTTTGGCGGTAAAAGTACTCGATATGCAGATAACcactttatataaattataa